From a region of the Mucilaginibacter auburnensis genome:
- a CDS encoding ABC transporter permease produces MPVKTTFRENVSIALQSIAGNRLRTSLTALIIAIGIMALVGILTAVEGIKQYTTDAFSSLGANSFTIQNRGSGIRFGGGRRKVYPAIRYDQAARFRDKFKLPSTIAINLNVSSQAVAKYASNKTNPNVSITGSNENYVQTNGYKIALGRNFSDAELEHGANVVIIGEEVKDKLFKKEDPINKSIFVGSNKFRVIGVFAPKGSSAGFGGDRLCLIPILKAKQITTVANPSFSIAVMVNGPGSLDLTTGEATSLFRNIRSLNVAAPDNFEIVRSDSIQQQLSGQITGMTIAGFGIGIITLLGAAIGLMNIMLVSVTERTREIGVRKAIGATPGVIRKQFLIEAVVICIIGGIGGMILGMAIGNLIAVSISGKFVIPWLWLFSAFALCTFIGLASGFYPAKKASNLDPVEALRYE; encoded by the coding sequence ATGCCGGTAAAAACCACTTTCCGAGAAAATGTTTCTATTGCCCTGCAATCCATTGCCGGTAACCGTTTGCGTACATCGCTCACTGCTTTAATTATAGCTATTGGTATAATGGCGTTGGTTGGTATATTAACCGCGGTTGAAGGTATAAAGCAATATACTACCGATGCGTTTTCCAGCTTGGGTGCTAACTCGTTCACTATACAGAATCGTGGTTCGGGTATACGTTTTGGTGGTGGTCGGCGTAAGGTTTACCCTGCTATCAGGTATGATCAGGCGGCGCGTTTCAGAGATAAGTTTAAACTGCCTTCAACAATAGCCATTAACCTGAATGTATCCAGCCAGGCCGTGGCCAAATACGCCAGTAACAAAACCAATCCTAATGTTAGCATAACAGGTTCTAATGAGAACTATGTGCAAACAAATGGTTACAAAATTGCACTTGGCCGTAATTTCTCTGATGCCGAATTAGAACATGGTGCTAACGTGGTTATTATTGGCGAAGAAGTAAAAGATAAACTTTTCAAAAAAGAAGATCCTATTAACAAATCAATCTTTGTAGGTAGCAATAAATTCAGGGTGATAGGTGTTTTTGCGCCAAAGGGTTCAAGCGCTGGCTTTGGCGGCGACCGTTTATGCCTTATCCCAATTTTGAAAGCAAAACAAATAACAACGGTTGCCAATCCTTCTTTCTCCATAGCGGTTATGGTGAATGGGCCGGGCAGTTTAGATTTAACCACCGGCGAGGCAACCTCTTTGTTTAGGAACATACGCAGCTTAAACGTAGCAGCACCAGACAATTTTGAAATTGTACGAAGTGATTCTATTCAACAACAATTATCCGGGCAAATAACCGGTATGACCATTGCAGGCTTTGGTATAGGAATAATTACACTGCTTGGCGCTGCTATTGGTTTAATGAATATTATGCTGGTGTCTGTTACCGAGCGCACGCGCGAGATAGGCGTAAGAAAAGCCATTGGCGCTACACCGGGTGTGATACGCAAGCAGTTCTTGATCGAAGCTGTTGTTATCTGTATAATAGGCGGCATTGGCGGTATGATATTGGGTATGGCCATAGGCAATCTGATAGCAGTAAGCATCAGCGGAAAGTTTGTTATTCCGTGGTTGTGGTTATTCTCTGCTTTTGCGTTATGTACCTTTATCGGCTTAGCATCAGGGTTTTACCCAGCCAAAAAAGCTTCTAACCTTGATCCGGTTGAAGCGTTGAGGTACGAGTAG
- a CDS encoding DNA topoisomerase IV subunit B codes for MAEVNYSEDSIRSLDWKEHIRLRPGMYIGKLGDGSAYDDGIYVLLKEIVDNSIDEFVMGAGKTIDITISDHKVAVRDYGRGIPLGKVIDCVSKINTGGKYDSKAFQKSVGLNGVGTKAVNALSTSFTVQSYRDGRTKIAEFAKGELVRDEAEKETSQRNGTAINFYPDDSIFRHYRFIPEFIENMIWNYVYLNSGLTINFNNQKYFSERGLFDLLTKKTNNSETLRYPVIHLKGDDIEIAMTHGQQYGEEYYSFVNGQHTTQGGTHQAAFREAVVKTIREFYDKDYDAADIRASIVAAIAVKVQEPVFESQTKTKLGSQNVGPEGPSVRTFVGDFVKKELDNYLHRNPATADALKARILQSERERKDIAGIKKLANERAKKASLHNRKLRDCKVHFDDTHERKQDTTLFITEGDSASGSITKSRDVMTQAVFSLKGKPLNCFGLTKKVVYENEEFNLLQHALNIEDGVDNLRYNNIVIATDADVDGMHIRLLLMTFFLQFFPDLVKAGHVSILQTPLFRVRNKKETIYCYSDEERRNAIAKLGNKPEITRFKGLGEISPEEFGLFIGKDMRLDPVILKDANIKGLLEYFMGKNTPARQQHIIGNLRVEKDDETVNPLVAAKEEELPIAV; via the coding sequence ATGGCTGAGGTTAATTATAGTGAAGATAGTATACGGTCGCTTGATTGGAAAGAGCACATTCGCCTGCGACCGGGCATGTACATTGGTAAACTGGGCGACGGCTCTGCTTACGACGATGGTATTTATGTATTGCTGAAGGAAATAGTTGACAACTCAATAGATGAGTTTGTAATGGGAGCGGGTAAAACGATAGATATTACCATAAGCGACCATAAAGTTGCCGTGCGAGACTACGGCAGAGGTATACCACTGGGTAAGGTAATTGATTGCGTATCGAAAATTAACACAGGTGGTAAATATGATAGCAAGGCCTTTCAAAAATCAGTAGGGTTAAACGGTGTGGGTACCAAGGCGGTAAATGCTTTGTCAACCTCGTTCACTGTTCAATCCTATCGTGATGGCCGCACAAAAATTGCTGAGTTTGCTAAAGGCGAATTGGTGCGTGATGAAGCAGAAAAGGAAACTTCCCAGCGTAACGGCACCGCTATAAACTTTTATCCAGACGATTCCATCTTCAGGCATTACCGTTTTATACCGGAGTTTATTGAGAACATGATATGGAACTATGTTTACCTTAACTCTGGTCTGACCATCAACTTTAATAACCAAAAATATTTTTCAGAACGAGGGTTATTTGACCTTTTAACCAAAAAAACCAACAACTCCGAGACCTTGCGCTATCCTGTTATTCATCTTAAAGGAGATGATATTGAAATAGCCATGACGCACGGGCAGCAGTACGGAGAAGAATACTATTCGTTTGTTAACGGGCAACACACTACGCAGGGTGGCACGCATCAGGCCGCCTTCCGCGAGGCGGTAGTAAAAACCATACGCGAGTTTTATGATAAAGATTATGATGCAGCCGATATACGCGCGTCAATTGTAGCTGCAATAGCCGTTAAGGTGCAGGAGCCTGTGTTTGAATCGCAAACAAAAACCAAGCTGGGCTCACAGAATGTTGGTCCCGAAGGCCCGTCTGTACGCACATTTGTGGGCGACTTTGTTAAGAAGGAACTTGATAACTACCTGCACAGAAACCCCGCTACGGCAGATGCCTTAAAGGCCCGTATTTTACAATCTGAACGCGAGCGTAAGGATATAGCCGGTATTAAAAAACTGGCTAACGAGCGCGCCAAAAAAGCATCATTACATAACCGTAAACTGCGCGACTGCAAGGTGCATTTTGACGATACCCATGAACGCAAGCAGGATACCACTTTATTCATCACCGAGGGTGATTCTGCATCCGGCTCTATCACCAAATCGCGCGATGTAATGACGCAGGCGGTATTTAGCTTAAAAGGTAAGCCACTTAACTGCTTTGGTTTAACCAAAAAAGTGGTTTATGAGAATGAAGAGTTTAACCTGCTGCAACACGCCCTCAATATTGAAGACGGCGTTGATAATTTGCGCTACAATAACATTGTAATAGCTACTGATGCCGATGTAGACGGTATGCACATCAGGCTACTTTTAATGACCTTTTTTTTGCAGTTCTTTCCTGACCTGGTGAAGGCCGGACACGTATCTATCTTGCAAACACCATTGTTCCGTGTGCGTAATAAAAAGGAAACTATTTATTGCTACAGCGATGAAGAGCGCCGCAACGCCATTGCCAAATTGGGTAACAAGCCGGAGATAACCCGCTTTAAGGGTTTGGGAGAGATATCTCCTGAAGAGTTTGGTCTTTTTATAGGCAAGGATATGCGTCTTGACCCGGTTATTCTGAAAGATGCCAATATAAAAGGCTTGCTGGAATACTTTATGGGCAAAAATACACCGGCCCGTCAACAACACATTATTGGAAACTTAAGGGTTGAGAAAGATGATGAAACGGTTAACCCGTTAGTCGCTGCTAAAGAAGAGGAATTACCGATAGCGGTATAA
- a CDS encoding tyrosine-protein phosphatase — translation MFSFFKKKEKPQNKEITFNYESIAVDMHSHVLPGIDDGAQNVEESVFLVKRMVELGIKKIIATPHIMIDFYRNTPETINGALELLRAELKNQGIEVQVEAGAEHYFDETFEPRIDEGKLVSFGDQYVLYEYPFISQPNNWFSAMQKMLSAGYKPILAHPERYPYLTTDTMTMMRGWGCNMQLNTISLTGYYGRETKKRAEEMIDLKLIDFISSDMHHPKHAAAFGDSLRTTYIEKVMFNDYPLKNITLL, via the coding sequence ATGTTCAGTTTTTTTAAGAAGAAAGAGAAACCTCAAAATAAAGAAATTACGTTTAACTACGAATCAATAGCTGTAGACATGCATTCGCATGTACTACCAGGCATTGATGATGGTGCGCAAAATGTGGAGGAATCTGTTTTTTTAGTAAAACGCATGGTGGAGCTTGGCATAAAAAAAATTATTGCCACGCCCCACATCATGATAGATTTTTATCGCAACACGCCCGAAACCATTAACGGCGCGTTGGAACTGTTAAGAGCGGAGCTTAAAAATCAAGGAATTGAAGTACAGGTTGAAGCCGGTGCCGAACATTACTTTGATGAAACATTTGAACCTCGTATAGACGAAGGCAAACTGGTATCATTTGGTGATCAATATGTGTTATATGAATATCCATTCATCAGTCAGCCAAACAACTGGTTTTCGGCTATGCAAAAAATGTTAAGCGCGGGTTATAAACCTATATTGGCGCACCCGGAAAGATATCCCTATTTAACTACCGACACCATGACGATGATGCGTGGCTGGGGATGTAATATGCAATTAAACACCATATCATTAACCGGTTACTACGGCCGTGAAACCAAAAAGCGCGCCGAAGAAATGATAGATCTTAAACTGATCGACTTCATTTCAAGCGATATGCACCACCCCAAACACGCCGCAGCTTTCGGCGATTCACTGAGAACAACCTATATCGAAAAGGTGATGTTTAATGATTATCCGCTGAAGAATATTACGCTCTTGTAG
- the hemH gene encoding ferrochelatase: MAKKGILLVNLGTPDSPSTADVRKYLDEFLMDGRVIDVNPVLRNILVRGIIVPFRAPKSAKLYKEIWDKETGSPLLHYSILQHKALSERLGDEYQVELAMRYQSPSIDSALEKFKKNLVSDIKVIPLFPQYASASTGSVHDKVMKIVSEWQTIPNISFINSFHDDDLMISVFAQNALKYQPETYDHILFSFHGLPQRQLMKCDHTGSYCLKVDGCCNTLNDTNKFCYSAQSYDTARLIAAQMNLARENYTVCFQSRLGNDPWVQPYTSQVIEHLAKEGKKRLLVLCPAFVADCLETVYEVTEEYGAEFKALGGEHVQLVESLNDSPVFIDALERMARG; this comes from the coding sequence ATGGCAAAAAAAGGCATATTACTGGTTAATCTTGGCACACCCGACAGTCCCTCAACTGCCGATGTACGCAAATATTTAGATGAATTTTTGATGGATGGACGGGTGATAGACGTTAATCCTGTTCTGCGCAATATTTTGGTTAGGGGTATCATTGTTCCTTTCCGCGCGCCAAAATCTGCCAAATTGTATAAAGAGATCTGGGACAAAGAAACAGGCTCTCCTTTGTTGCACTACAGCATTTTGCAGCACAAAGCTTTGTCTGAGCGTTTGGGAGATGAATACCAGGTTGAACTGGCTATGCGTTACCAAAGCCCGTCAATTGATTCGGCATTAGAAAAATTCAAGAAGAATTTGGTGTCGGACATTAAGGTTATTCCATTATTCCCGCAATATGCCTCTGCAAGTACGGGGTCTGTACATGATAAGGTAATGAAAATAGTAAGCGAATGGCAAACTATCCCGAACATCAGCTTTATCAACTCGTTTCATGATGATGACCTGATGATCTCTGTTTTTGCTCAAAATGCCTTAAAATATCAGCCCGAAACGTATGATCATATATTATTCAGCTTTCACGGCCTTCCGCAGCGCCAGTTAATGAAATGCGACCATACCGGCAGCTATTGCCTAAAGGTTGATGGTTGCTGCAACACGCTAAATGATACTAATAAGTTTTGCTATTCGGCTCAAAGCTATGATACTGCAAGGCTAATAGCCGCGCAAATGAATTTAGCAAGAGAGAATTATACAGTTTGTTTTCAATCGCGCCTGGGTAACGATCCATGGGTACAGCCTTACACCAGCCAGGTAATTGAACATTTGGCTAAAGAGGGCAAAAAACGTCTGTTAGTGCTTTGCCCTGCCTTTGTGGCCGATTGCCTTGAAACAGTTTATGAAGTAACTGAAGAATACGGTGCTGAATTTAAAGCCCTTGGCGGCGAGCATGTGCAATTGGTAGAAAGCCTTAACGATTCGCCCGTGTTCATTGACGCTTTGGAGCGTATGGCGAGAGGGTAA
- the ftcD gene encoding glutamate formimidoyltransferase, translating to MKQIIECVPNFSEGIDQDKIDRIAAGITEVFGVKLLNIDPGHDANRTVITFAGEPHAVVEAAFNAIKIAGEVIDMRSQKGEHPRMGATDVCPLIPVSNITLTEVDAYAKQLAARVGQELGIPVYLYEHSQADKKRSNLSIIRSGEYEGFFEKIKQAGWQPDYGPLQMDAKRGATVIGARNFLIAYNVNLSTVSVDVAAEIAADVRESGRLVLDGNGAKQRVPGLLKGVKAIGWYMKEYSCAQVSTNITDMELAPIHKVFETVVKCAEAHGIKVTGSELIGLIPLSAVLAAGRYYADKGGLTIMNEDQLVDAAVDGLGLAALKRFEPQKRILDYLLSELNK from the coding sequence ATGAAACAGATAATAGAATGTGTGCCAAATTTTAGCGAGGGCATAGATCAGGATAAAATAGATAGGATAGCTGCAGGGATCACTGAAGTATTTGGTGTTAAACTATTAAATATTGACCCTGGCCATGATGCCAACAGAACGGTTATAACTTTTGCCGGCGAACCGCACGCCGTTGTTGAAGCTGCCTTTAACGCTATAAAAATAGCGGGAGAGGTGATAGATATGCGTTCACAAAAGGGGGAGCACCCGCGAATGGGGGCAACAGATGTTTGCCCGCTTATACCGGTTAGTAATATTACTTTAACTGAAGTAGATGCGTATGCTAAACAACTTGCTGCAAGGGTGGGCCAGGAGTTAGGTATACCTGTTTATCTGTATGAACATTCGCAGGCGGATAAAAAGCGAAGTAATTTATCAATTATCCGCTCGGGAGAGTATGAGGGTTTTTTTGAAAAAATAAAGCAAGCCGGCTGGCAGCCCGATTACGGTCCGCTGCAAATGGATGCCAAAAGAGGGGCTACTGTAATAGGCGCACGCAATTTTTTAATAGCGTATAACGTTAACCTGAGCACCGTTTCAGTTGACGTAGCGGCAGAAATAGCTGCAGATGTGAGAGAGTCGGGACGGTTAGTTTTGGATGGCAATGGCGCAAAGCAACGTGTTCCGGGTTTGTTGAAAGGCGTTAAGGCAATTGGCTGGTACATGAAGGAATACAGTTGCGCCCAGGTATCAACTAATATTACAGATATGGAACTTGCACCCATACACAAGGTTTTTGAAACTGTAGTGAAATGTGCGGAAGCACATGGAATTAAAGTTACAGGTAGCGAATTGATTGGACTGATCCCGCTTAGCGCAGTGTTAGCTGCCGGAAGATATTATGCCGATAAAGGTGGTCTCACCATAATGAATGAAGATCAGCTGGTTGATGCGGCGGTTGACGGCCTTGGTTTAGCCGCTTTAAAACGTTTTGAACCCCAAAAGCGTATATTGGATTATCTGCTTTCAGAATTGAATAAGTAA
- a CDS encoding ligase-associated DNA damage response exonuclease: MSKKPLIEFTDNGIYCPQGKFYIDPWKPVDDAVITHAHSDHARWGSKRYLAHHLSKEVLLYRLGDISLQTIEYGEKVLMNGVEISMYPAGHVIGSAQIRVEYKGEVWVISGDYKTEDDGVCAPFEPVKCHHFISECTFGMPVFQWKPQQQLFEDVNNWWRHNAANNLATVIVGYSLGKAQRILQNLDLSIGKVYTHGVIENTNEALRRNGIILNETHRITPETPKEDARKGIILAPPSAVGTPWMRKFGPYSFGYCSGWMALRGAKRRRAADRGFILSDHADWNGLVSAIDATGCEKVYLTHGYTASFARYLSEIGFDAHEVHTLFGDDEAVAPSDNSEDAIGINPQEANI, encoded by the coding sequence ATGAGTAAAAAACCGTTGATAGAATTTACTGATAACGGCATTTATTGCCCCCAAGGTAAGTTTTACATTGACCCCTGGAAACCCGTTGATGATGCCGTAATAACCCACGCCCACAGCGACCACGCGCGTTGGGGGAGCAAGCGTTATCTGGCTCATCACCTGTCAAAAGAGGTATTGCTCTACCGCCTTGGCGACATTAGTTTACAAACCATTGAGTATGGCGAGAAGGTGTTAATGAACGGTGTGGAAATAAGCATGTATCCCGCAGGGCATGTTATTGGCTCCGCACAAATTAGGGTTGAATATAAAGGAGAAGTTTGGGTAATATCCGGCGACTACAAAACTGAAGACGACGGCGTTTGCGCGCCCTTCGAGCCGGTAAAGTGCCATCACTTTATATCTGAATGTACCTTTGGCATGCCGGTTTTTCAATGGAAGCCCCAGCAACAACTGTTTGAGGATGTGAATAACTGGTGGAGGCACAACGCCGCAAATAATTTAGCTACAGTAATAGTAGGCTACTCGTTAGGGAAAGCCCAACGCATTCTGCAAAACCTTGACCTTTCTATTGGTAAGGTGTATACACACGGCGTTATAGAAAACACCAATGAGGCGCTGCGTCGAAACGGTATCATACTAAATGAGACCCACCGCATCACACCCGAAACACCAAAGGAAGACGCCCGCAAAGGAATAATATTAGCGCCCCCATCAGCAGTTGGCACGCCTTGGATGCGAAAGTTCGGGCCCTACAGTTTTGGCTATTGCTCGGGCTGGATGGCATTGCGTGGTGCGAAGCGCCGCCGCGCTGCCGATCGCGGTTTTATATTATCAGACCATGCCGACTGGAACGGCCTTGTGAGCGCTATTGATGCAACGGGCTGTGAAAAAGTTTACCTCACCCACGGCTATACAGCCTCCTTCGCCAGGTATTTATCAGAAATTGGTTTTGACGCGCATGAAGTGCATACATTATTTGGCGATGATGAAGCTGTTGCGCCTTCCGACAATAGCGAAGATGCCATAGGTATAAATCCACAGGAGGCCAACATATGA
- the rfbB gene encoding dTDP-glucose 4,6-dehydratase — protein sequence MKKIIITGGAGFIGSHVVRRFVKNYPQYSIINLDKLTYAGNLANLKDIENEPNYKFVKGDIVDIAFINELFETEKPDAVIHLAAESHVDRSIANPAEFVMTNVVGTVNLLTAARETWKGNYDKTRFYHVSTDEVYGSLGEDGMFTEETAYDPHSPYSASKAGSDHFVRAYHDTYGIDTVISNCSNNYGSYHFPEKLIPLAINNIKNSKPVPVYGKGENIRDWLWVEDHARAIDVIFHNAKPGTTYNVGGHNEWKNIDLIKLLCSIMDKKLGREPGTSAKLITFVTDRAGHDLRYAIDATKLKNELGWVPGITFEEGLEKTVDWYLENEGWLNDITSGHYQQYYADQYNNR from the coding sequence ATGAAAAAAATAATCATTACCGGCGGTGCCGGCTTTATAGGATCGCACGTAGTGCGCAGGTTTGTAAAAAACTATCCGCAATACAGCATTATCAATCTTGATAAATTAACGTATGCCGGTAACCTGGCCAACCTTAAAGATATTGAGAATGAACCCAACTATAAATTTGTTAAGGGCGACATTGTAGATATTGCCTTTATAAATGAGCTTTTTGAAACCGAAAAGCCGGATGCAGTTATACATTTAGCTGCCGAATCGCACGTTGACCGCTCGATTGCTAATCCGGCAGAATTTGTAATGACCAACGTGGTGGGTACAGTTAACCTGCTTACGGCTGCCCGCGAAACCTGGAAAGGTAACTATGATAAAACAAGGTTCTACCACGTATCAACAGACGAGGTTTATGGTTCGTTAGGTGAAGATGGTATGTTTACCGAAGAAACAGCTTATGATCCGCATTCGCCTTATTCGGCGTCAAAAGCAGGCTCTGACCACTTTGTTCGTGCTTACCATGATACTTATGGCATTGATACTGTAATATCTAACTGCTCTAACAATTATGGTTCTTATCATTTCCCTGAGAAACTGATCCCGCTGGCTATTAATAATATTAAGAACAGTAAACCCGTACCTGTTTACGGTAAAGGCGAGAACATACGCGACTGGCTATGGGTTGAAGATCATGCACGCGCCATTGATGTTATTTTCCATAACGCAAAACCAGGCACCACCTACAACGTTGGCGGGCACAACGAATGGAAAAACATTGATCTGATAAAGCTGCTTTGCAGCATAATGGATAAAAAATTAGGCAGAGAGCCGGGAACATCAGCAAAATTGATCACTTTTGTAACAGACAGGGCCGGCCACGATCTTAGATATGCCATTGATGCCACCAAACTTAAAAACGAGTTAGGTTGGGTACCGGGCATAACGTTTGAAGAAGGCCTGGAAAAAACCGTTGACTGGTACCTTGAAAATGAGGGATGGTTGAACGATATTACATCAGGCCACTACCAGCAATATTACGCCGATCAATATAATAACAGATAA
- a CDS encoding carboxy terminal-processing peptidase, with translation MFKRFYFVLVLGAALACNAAPSKPVKVDGSLNLEPTEQQSTAVKAVASLISGYNYKKVPLNDSLSAIIYDRFLKSLDDNRNYLLASDIADFNKFKTKLDDDIKSGNLASVFYMFNVYQKRYNERMDYSIAQLSKDFDFNKDDSFAYDREKLPWASQAELDTYWSKRVKYDLVNLQLAKADVAKNKETLKKRYETQLAQNKKLESDDVFQLFMDDFTEAIDPHTNYFNPFNKAQFKMEMSRSLEGIGATLESKNEYISIASLVPGGPADKSRQVNVGDRIVAVAQGKTGEFQDIVGWRTDNAIKLIRGDKGTLVRLKLLPQGKAASDPTKIVEIIREKIVLKDQLAKSEVRTYQQNGKSYKIGIINIPAFYVDFDAAKAGATNYQSTTRDVKKILDSLQTQKVDGVVIDLRQNGGGSLTEAISLTGLFIKTGPVVQVRDTENKIEVDKDEDPDITYAGPLAVMVDRFSASASEIFAGAIQDYGRGVIVGTQTFGKGTVQTQIDLDRYIASSLGSRIASMARSVTGKAGTTGNEGGYGQLNLTIAKFYRISGSSTQHRGVLPDITFPSIIPLDKYGEDTDPSALPFDVIAKSQYNKVSDVSTVVPQLKQMHDARMKNSAVYKNILADIADYKKADAEKTVVLNLQKLKAQRDEQEQQSLDRTNALRVAMGYPALKKGDAKPKKEDLDALKVEAGQILVDYIGVADKVARVNKTSSSF, from the coding sequence ATGTTTAAGAGATTTTATTTTGTTTTGGTACTGGGCGCCGCGCTGGCTTGTAACGCTGCTCCTTCAAAACCTGTTAAGGTAGATGGTTCGCTCAACCTGGAGCCTACCGAGCAACAAAGCACGGCAGTTAAAGCAGTGGCATCACTCATATCCGGATATAATTATAAAAAAGTGCCTTTAAATGATTCGCTGTCGGCTATTATATATGATAGATTTTTAAAGAGCCTTGACGATAACCGTAATTATTTACTGGCTTCGGATATTGCCGACTTTAACAAGTTTAAAACCAAATTGGATGATGATATAAAAAGCGGCAATCTTGCCAGTGTATTTTACATGTTCAATGTATATCAAAAAAGATATAATGAGCGCATGGATTATTCAATAGCACAACTAAGCAAAGACTTTGATTTTAACAAAGACGACTCTTTTGCTTATGACCGTGAGAAACTGCCATGGGCTTCGCAAGCCGAATTAGACACCTATTGGAGCAAACGCGTTAAGTATGACTTGGTTAACCTGCAATTAGCTAAGGCTGATGTAGCTAAAAACAAAGAAACCTTAAAGAAACGGTATGAAACACAACTGGCTCAAAATAAGAAGTTAGAAAGCGACGATGTTTTCCAACTTTTTATGGATGATTTTACCGAAGCTATTGACCCACACACCAATTACTTTAACCCATTCAACAAGGCGCAGTTCAAAATGGAAATGTCGCGGTCATTAGAGGGTATAGGTGCTACGCTTGAATCTAAAAACGAATACATCAGCATAGCCAGCCTGGTTCCCGGCGGCCCTGCAGATAAAAGTCGCCAGGTTAATGTGGGCGATCGTATTGTGGCAGTGGCACAAGGCAAAACAGGCGAGTTTCAGGACATTGTAGGCTGGCGTACAGATAACGCTATCAAATTGATTAGAGGCGATAAAGGCACACTTGTTCGCTTAAAGTTATTGCCTCAGGGGAAAGCAGCTTCTGATCCGACAAAAATTGTGGAGATCATCAGGGAGAAGATCGTTCTGAAAGACCAGTTGGCTAAAAGTGAAGTACGCACCTATCAACAAAACGGCAAAAGCTATAAAATTGGCATCATAAATATTCCTGCTTTTTATGTTGATTTTGACGCGGCAAAAGCAGGTGCTACCAATTACCAAAGCACTACCCGCGATGTGAAAAAGATATTAGACTCATTACAAACCCAAAAAGTTGATGGTGTGGTGATTGATCTTCGCCAAAACGGTGGTGGCTCATTAACCGAAGCTATTTCACTTACGGGCTTGTTTATTAAAACCGGTCCGGTTGTGCAGGTACGCGATACCGAGAATAAAATAGAAGTTGATAAAGATGAAGATCCAGATATTACCTATGCTGGACCGTTAGCCGTTATGGTTGACCGCTTCAGCGCTTCAGCATCTGAGATCTTTGCCGGAGCTATTCAGGATTATGGCCGCGGTGTAATAGTAGGCACGCAAACGTTTGGTAAAGGTACTGTACAAACTCAAATTGATCTTGACAGGTATATAGCCTCATCATTAGGCAGTCGCATTGCTTCTATGGCACGTTCTGTAACGGGTAAGGCAGGTACCACAGGTAACGAAGGTGGTTACGGTCAGCTCAATCTTACCATAGCTAAGTTTTACCGTATAAGCGGTAGCTCAACCCAGCACCGTGGCGTTTTGCCTGATATTACTTTTCCTTCAATTATTCCGCTTGACAAATATGGCGAAGACACCGACCCTTCAGCGTTACCATTCGATGTAATTGCTAAAAGCCAGTACAACAAGGTAAGTGATGTTAGCACTGTGGTTCCTCAGTTAAAACAAATGCATGATGCACGCATGAAAAACAGCGCTGTGTATAAAAACATATTAGCTGACATTGCTGATTACAAAAAAGCCGATGCAGAAAAAACGGTAGTTTTGAACCTGCAAAAGTTAAAAGCACAACGCGATGAGCAGGAGCAGCAATCATTAGACAGGACCAATGCCCTGCGTGTTGCTATGGGTTACCCGGCGTTGAAAAAAGGCGATGCCAAACCAAAGAAAGAAGATCTGGATGCGTTGAAAGTTGAAGCAGGTCAAATTTTGGTTGATTATATTGGTGTTGCTGATAAAGTTGCCAGGGTTAACAAAACATCATCATCTTTTTAA